The following are encoded together in the Scomber scombrus chromosome 7, fScoSco1.1, whole genome shotgun sequence genome:
- the akirin1 gene encoding akirin-1, with translation MACGATLKRSMEFEALLSPQSPKRRRCNPLPGTPGTPSPQRCNLRPQVDSPTHSMSPQATGGEHRLTPEQIFHNLRQEYSRIQRRRQLEGAFNQSEACSSSDAPSPSSSINAPSSAPGASRKDQPSFTLRQVSYLCERLLKDHEEKIREEYEQILNTKLAEQYESFVKFTQDQIMRRYGARPASYVS, from the exons ATGGCTTGTGGAGCTACGTTAAAGCGGTCGATGGAGTTTGAGGCCCTCCTCAGTCCCCAGTCTCCCAAGCGGAGGAGGTGCAACCCTCTACCGGGGACTCCTGGCACTCCGTCCCCGCAGAGATGCAACCTCCGTCCCCAGGTCGACAGCCCAACGCACTCGATGTCTCCTCAAGCGACGGGAGGCGAACACAGGCTCACCCCAG AGCAGATCTTCCATAACCTCCGTCAGGAGTACAGCCGGATCCAGAGGCGGCGGCAGCTGGAAGGGGCCTTCAACCAGAGCGAGGCCTGCAGCTCCAGTGACGCCCCCAGCCCCAGCTCCTCCATCAACGCTCCCAGCTCCGCACCAG GTGCCTCAAGGAAGGACCAGCCCTCGTTTACACTGAGGCAGGTGAGCTACCTGTGCGAGCGCTTGCTCAAAGACCACGAGGAGAAGATCCGGGAGGAGTACGAACAGATCCTTAACACAAAACTTGCAG AACAATATGAATCTTTTGTGAAATTCACACAAGACCAGATCATGCGAAGATACGGGGCCCGGCCTGCTAGTT ATGTCTCTTGA
- the cnr2 gene encoding cannabinoid receptor 2 — protein sequence MEEWACLRPTAAKENTSSPADVTRPFENLECYMVLTKAEKTVIGSICFLAGPITLLENALVLVVIAATATLRQRPSYLFIGSLALADVFASCFFTTSFLDFHLFRRSDGPTAYLFKLGGVTMAFTSSVGSLLLTALDRYLCIHQASSYKLLLTRRRALLSLLILWTATILLSSLPLMGWRCPTGLSPPCSRLFPYINQAYLACWTSFTLVLLALILVAYALILCKAHRHESSMTTMKGAAGTGHARMRMDIRLARTFGLILLILVGCWLPALSFMLADVSVVLTHTQQRAFAFCSTLCLVNSAVNPLLYALRCRELRVALLQLLQGLCEIGRCKKSTGDISPGPPTEEENDCSVFTEDEMPKNPQLNSVSEMC from the exons ATGGAGGAATGGGCTTGTTTAAGACCCACGGCAGCCAAAGAGAACACATCGTCACCAGCTGACG TTACCAGGCCTTTTGAGAACCTGGAATGCTACATGGTCCTGACGAAGGCAGAGAAGACAGTCATTGGCTCCATCTGTTTCCTGGCAGGTCCTATCACACTGCTGGAAAATGCTCTTGTGCTGGTGGTGATAGCTGCCACAGCCACCCTGCGGCAACGGCCTTCCTATCTATTCATTGGCAGCCTTGCCCTGGCTGATGTTTTTGCAAGCTGCTTCTTCACCACCAGCTTCCTGGACTTCCACCTCTTCCGCCGCAGCGATGGCCCCACTGCCTACCTCTTTAAGTTAGGTGGTGTCACCATGGCCTTCACTAGCTCAGTGGGGAGTCTACTACTGACCGCCCTGGACCGTTACCTCTGCATCCACCAGGCCTCCAGCTACAAGCTCCTACTGACCCGCCGCCGAGCCCTGCTGAGCCTGCTGATACTTTGGACCGCCactatcctcctctcctccctgcctCTGATGGGCTGGAGGTGTCCTACAGGTCTTTCTCCACCCTGCTCACGCCTCTTTCCCTACATCAACCAGGCCTATCTGGCCTGCTGGACCAGCTTTACCCTGGTGCTTCTGGCTCTTATTCTGGTTGCGTATGCTCTCATCCTGTGTAAGGCCCACCGCCATGAATCCTCCATGACCACCATGAAGGGAGCAGCAGGGACAGGCCATGCCCGCATGAGGATGGATATCCGGCTAGCACGCACCTTTGGCTTGATCCTGCTCATATTGGTGGGCTGCTGGCTTCCTGCACTCTCCTTCATGCTTGCTGATGTCTCTGTGGTCCTGACCCATACCCAACAGAGGGCCTTCGCCTTCTGCAGCACACTCTGCCTGGTTAACTCTGCAGTCAATCCGCTGCTGTACGCGCTGCGCTGCAGAGAGCTAAGAGTTGCTCTACTGCAGTTGCTACAGGGTCTGTGTGAGATTGGGAGGTGTAAAAAATCTACAGGGGATATTAGCCCAGGTCCGCCCACCGAAGAAGAAAATGATTGTTCTGTATTCACTGAGGATGAGATGCCAAAAAACCCCCAACTTAACTCTGTCTcagaaatgtgttaa
- the rhbdl2 gene encoding rhomboid-related protein 2 yields the protein MDDIDVEQQEPFPVDRDGRQITIEEDEPDGNRKLGCCEKFQRLVSKWMLPETHRKGYMERANCCPPPIFIILISIGELAVFIYYAVWKPQKQWVTLDDGIWNSPLTYKPDHRQEAWRFISYMFVHAGVEHILGNLVMQLLLGIPLELVHKGFEVGMVYLAGVLAGSLASSIFDPLHALVGASGGVYALIGGYFMNAVVNFREMIPLLGVFRILVIVVIVGTDVGFAFYRRFVSHDEAMKVSFVAHFGGIVAGMTVGYVFFSAYNKKLLKDPRFWLCIVGYVVFVIFAILFNIFLSPAP from the exons ATGGATGACATAGACGTCGAGCAGCAGGAGCCGTTTCCTGTGGACCGAGATGGACGACAGATAACGATTGAAGAAGACGAGCCTGATGGGAACAGGAAGCTAGGGTGTTGTGAGAAGTTTCAGCGGTTGGTCTCCAAATGGATGCTCCCAGAGACCCACCGCAAAGGGTACATGGAGCGGGCCAACTGCTGCCCGCCTCCCATCTTCATCATACTCATCAGTATTGGAGAG TTGGCAGTGTTTATCTACTACGCTGTGTGGAAGCCACAGAAGCAGTGGGTGACCCTGGATGACGGCATCTGGAACAGCCCCCTGACATATAAGCCGGATCACAGACAGGAAGCATGGCGCTTTATCTCCTACATGTTTGTCCATGCTGG TGTGGAGCACATCCTGGGGAACCTGGTGATGCAGCTTCTGCTGGGCATCCCGTTGGAATTGGTCCATAAAGGATTTGAAGTGGGAATGGTTTACCTTGCTGGCGTCTTGGCCG GCTCTCTTGCCAGCTCCATCTTTGATCCTCTCCATGCCTTGGTGGGGGCTTCTGGGGGTGTTTATGCCCTCATTGGAGGCTATTTTATGAATGCAGTGGTG AATTTCCGAGAGATGATTCCTCTCCTTGGAGTGTTTCGTATCCTTGTCATAGTGGTTATTG TTGGCACAGATGTTGGATTTGCCTTCTACAGAAGATTCGTCAGCCATGATGAAGCTATGAAG GTGTCTTTTGTGGCCCATTTTGGAGGAATTGTGGCTGGGATGACAGTCGGCTACGTCTTCTTCAGCGCCTACAACAAAAAGCTACTGAAAGATCCACGTTTCTGGCTTTGTATAGTGGGCTATGTAGTCTTTGTCATCTTTGCTATACTCTTCAATATCTTCCTCTCACCAGCACCATAA
- the gja9a gene encoding gap junction protein alpha 9a translates to MTRGDLSHHRQSVHAAASHNGRVKMGDWNFLGGILEEVHIHSTMVGKIWLTILFIFRMLVLGVAAEDVWNDEQADFICNTEQPGCRNVCYDLAFPISLIRYWVLQVIFVSSPSLVYMGHALYRLRALEKERQRKKALLRRELELVDVELTETRKRIEREMKQVDQGKPNKAPLRGSLLRTYVAHVVTRSVVEVAFMTGQYILYGFHLYPLFKCERDPCPNAVDCYISRPTEKSVFMVFMQCIAAISLFLNILEIMHLSYKKLKKGILDFYPHLRDDRDDIDDYYASKYKKESVVQICTSTARKATIASAPSEYNLERAQGTIMYPNLIKPSTFLPLQGELANQQDLDDSRCSAQSPPEYNCSSTTNEQCSPCSDSIIKPKQEAEDFLHPPTHSKEGSEKGSPDSPKRSRRASPASSLPTLPISAARRPWKSHGSFKCATVLEGKSSDTDSYGGAKPSSGPPLAKHQSRPSTPESMDDSTSGSGHNSRSPSSTCKTSMASNTSSRRAPDLQV, encoded by the exons ATGACCCGAGGGGATTTAAGTCACCACCGGCAGTCGGTCCATGCTGCTGCAAG TCATAATGGCAGAGTGAAGATGGGTGACTGGAACTTCCTTGGGGGGATTTTGGAGGAGGTGCATATCCATTCCACAATGGTAGGCAAGATCTGGCTCACCATCCTGTTCATCTTCCGCATGCTGGTCCTCGGGGTGGCAGCTGAGGATGTGTGGAACGACGAGCAGGCTGACTTCATATGCAACACTGAGCAGCCCGGTTGTAGAAATGTGTGCTACGACCTGGCTTTCCCAATCTCCCTCATCCGCTACTGGGTGCTGCAGGTCATTTTCGTGTCCTCTCCCTCGCTGGTTTACATGGGCCACGCTCTCTACAGGCTCCGGGCGTTGGAGAAGGAGCGGCAGAGGAAGAAGGCACTGCTGCGGAGGGAGTTGGAGTTGGTAGATGTGGAGTTGACAGAAACCAGGAAGAGAATTGAGCGTGAGATGAAACAGGTTGATCAGGGGAAGCCGAACAAAGCTCCTCTGAGGGGTTCTCTGCTCCGCACATATGTGGCTCACGTTGTCACTCGCTCTGTTGTTGAAGTGGCTTTCATGACAGGCCAGTACATCCTTTATGGCTTTCACCTCTACCCGCTGTTCAAATGTGAACGGGATCCTTGTCCCAATGCAGTAGATTGCTATATTTCCAGACCAACTGAGAAAAGTGTCTTTATGGTGTTCATGCAATGCATTGCTGCTATTTCTCTCTTCCTAAACATCTTGGAGATCATGCATCTGAGTTACAAGAAGCTCAAAAAAGGCATCTTGGACTTCTACCCTCACTTGAGAGATGACAGAGATGACATTGATGATTACTATGCCAGCAAGTATAAAAAAGAATCTGTAGTGCAAATATGCACCAGTACAGCTCGAAAGGCAACGATTGCCTCTGCACCCAGTGAATACAACCTAGAGAGAGCCCAGGGCACAATTATGTACCCAAACCTTATCAAACCTTCAACTTTTCTACCTCTTCAGGGCGAGCTGGCCAATCAGCAGGATTTGGATGATTCTAGATGTTCAGCTCAAAGTCCCCCGGAGTATAACTGCAGCTCGACTACCAACGAGCAGTGCTCACCGTGCAGTGACTCCATAATTAAACCAAAGCAGGAGGCTGAGGACTTTTtgcacccccccacacacagtAAGGAGGGCAGTGAAAAAGGGAGCCCAGACTCTCCGAAACGCTCACGTAGGGCATCTCCTGCTTCCTCCTTACCCACGCTGCCAATAAGTGCAGCAAGAAGACCGTGGAAGTCTCATGGCTCTTTCAAATGCGCCACAGTGCTGGAGGGTAAAAGCTCTGACACAGATTCATATGGAGGTGCAAAACCTAGTAGTGGACCCCCGTTGGCCAAGCATCAAAGCCGGCCCTCCACCCCAGAGTCAATGGACGACTCCACCTCAGGATCCGGGCACAATTCAAGATCACCTTCCTCTACGTGCAAAACATCAATGGCAAGTAACACGAGCAGCAGGCGAGCACCTGACCTGCAAGTCTAA